The sequence TTGCCTCTTCTCGTAAAGCCTGTAGAAGTTTGACTTCTACATTAGATTTGTTAGTAAAACTGGATTAAACTCTATTTTTCTTAATTTTTATGGTAAAATAAACTTGGGTGGGAGAATTACTATCCTAAAAATAATATGGGAATATCAAAAAAATTCATTCTCAATATTGCTATTTCAATCTGGATAATCTTTTCGATAGTTTATATTTTTTATGATCTTTGGTCAGATTTTAAATTGAAAGCATTAAATCAGGCCTATCAACAAGGAAGAATTGATACAATAAATGCTTTAATAGAGCAGGCAAAAAAATGTGAACCAATTCCAGTTTTCAGTGGCGAAAAGAGAATTGAAGTGATAAATGTTGATTGTTTAAAAACTCAACCTGAAAAATAAACTGAAAAATTGAAACTGAACCTTATCCAATTCGTTTTAAATGAAAAAAATTTCAAAATCTAAAAAGATTCCTCTTTTGAAAGAATATTTTGAAAAAGAGCCCTCGGTTCTTTTGGCTTTTTTGTTCGGTTCTTTTAGTAGAGGGTTTGAAATGGCAGAATCTGATTTCGATGTGGCAGTTTATTTGAGAAATGAAGAAAAAAGAGATAAAATTTGGGGAGATGTGACTGATATTGTAGAGAAGGAAGTTGATTTGGTCTGCCTAAATG comes from Candidatus Thermoplasmatota archaeon and encodes:
- a CDS encoding nucleotidyltransferase domain-containing protein, translating into MKKISKSKKIPLLKEYFEKEPSVLLAFLFGSFSRGFEMAESDFDVAVYLRNEEKRDKIWGDVTDIVEKEVDLVCLN